One segment of Nostoc piscinale CENA21 DNA contains the following:
- a CDS encoding SDR family oxidoreductase translates to MISLQNQIVLITGASSGIGTACAKVFAGAGAKLILAARRLERLQQLADSLNQEFGTTTHLLQLDVRDRPAVESAINSLPAEWSNIDILINNAGLSRSLDKLHEGDFQDWEEMIDTNIKGLLYLTRYVVPGMVSRGRGHVVNLGSIAGHQTYPGGNVYCATKAAVKAISEGLKQDLLGTPVRVTSVDPGMVETEFSEVRFHGDAERAKRVYQGVNPLTADDIADVIFFCTTRSPHVNINEVILMPVDQASATLVHRHH, encoded by the coding sequence ATGATTTCCCTACAAAATCAAATTGTGTTAATTACTGGTGCAAGCAGTGGAATAGGTACTGCTTGTGCCAAAGTTTTTGCTGGTGCTGGTGCAAAGTTGATTTTAGCGGCGCGACGGCTGGAACGTTTGCAGCAGTTAGCAGACAGCTTAAACCAAGAATTTGGGACAACCACTCATTTATTACAGCTAGATGTGCGCGATCGCCCTGCGGTAGAATCAGCAATCAATAGTCTGCCTGCTGAATGGTCGAATATAGACATTCTCATCAACAACGCCGGTTTGAGTCGCAGTTTAGATAAGCTGCACGAAGGCGACTTTCAAGACTGGGAAGAAATGATAGATACCAATATCAAAGGTTTGCTTTACCTCACCCGCTATGTCGTTCCGGGAATGGTCAGCCGTGGTCGTGGTCATGTGGTCAATCTTGGTTCCATCGCCGGACATCAAACTTACCCTGGTGGGAATGTTTACTGTGCAACGAAAGCTGCGGTTAAAGCAATTTCGGAAGGTTTAAAACAAGACTTGTTAGGTACTCCAGTCCGCGTTACTTCTGTTGATCCTGGGATGGTAGAAACAGAATTTAGTGAAGTGCGGTTTCATGGCGACGCGGAACGCGCCAAGCGAGTTTATCAAGGCGTAAATCCCTTAACTGCTGATGATATTGCTGATGTGATATTTTTCTGCACCACGCGATCGCCCCACGTTAACATTAACGAAGTCATCCTCATGCCAGTAGATCAAGCCAGCGCCACTCTCGTCCATCGTCATCATTAA
- a CDS encoding SDR family NAD(P)-dependent oxidoreductase, with translation MTKLDGKIAVVTGASKGIGASIAKHLAAEGAGVVVNYASSQEAANRVVDEIVSNGGKAIALQANVAKKAEIEHLFAQTQQTFGRLDILVNNAGIYEFSPLENITEEHFHKQFDLNVLGLILASQQAIKHFGSTGGSIINISSLVSTFTPANASIYSATKAAVDAITKSLAKELGPRQIRVNSINPGMVETEGTHTAGITEGEGRQQIEAQTPLGRIGQPQDIAPAVVFLASADSAWITGETLYIAGGLR, from the coding sequence ATGACAAAACTAGATGGCAAAATCGCAGTCGTTACAGGTGCGTCGAAAGGTATTGGTGCCTCAATCGCCAAACATCTGGCAGCCGAAGGTGCAGGCGTTGTCGTCAACTACGCATCTAGCCAAGAAGCAGCCAATCGTGTAGTTGACGAGATTGTCAGCAACGGAGGCAAGGCGATCGCTCTCCAGGCAAATGTTGCCAAAAAAGCAGAGATTGAACATCTGTTTGCACAGACACAGCAAACATTCGGTAGGCTGGATATTTTAGTCAACAATGCTGGAATTTATGAATTTTCCCCACTTGAAAACATCACCGAAGAACACTTCCACAAGCAATTCGATTTGAATGTGTTGGGATTAATCCTCGCCTCACAACAAGCCATAAAGCACTTCGGTTCGACAGGCGGTAGCATTATCAATATCAGTTCTCTCGTCAGCACTTTTACACCTGCGAACGCCTCAATCTATAGTGCTACCAAAGCGGCTGTTGATGCTATCACAAAGTCGTTAGCTAAAGAGTTAGGCCCCCGCCAGATTCGAGTCAACTCCATTAATCCTGGCATGGTGGAAACTGAGGGTACGCACACAGCAGGAATTACTGAGGGTGAAGGCCGCCAACAGATTGAAGCGCAAACACCACTGGGTAGGATTGGGCAGCCACAAGACATCGCCCCTGCTGTTGTCTTCCTGGCTTCTGCCGATTCAGCCTGGATCACTGGCGAAACGCTGTACATTGCTGGTGGACTTCGCTAG
- a CDS encoding dihydrolipoyl dehydrogenase family protein — METADVIVIGSGQGGIPLAADFANEGRKVVLFERDALGGSCINYGCTPSKAFLAAAHAAGRARQSQKLGIHTEVQVDFPAVMERVRGIRSTFNQGIHKRLETAGVKVICAEAAFVGERTVKGGDVNFQAPLVIINTGTSSLIPDIPGLAGTPYLTNRNFFDLNTLPARLLVIGGGYIGLELGQGLARLGSQTHLIVRGDRVLGQEEPDVSKVLAEAFKQDGIHLHFGVNVNHVAHENNVFSLTLSNGEQLQGEALLVAIGRKPNTSALNATASGIELDERGFVKIDDQFQTTCSGVYAIGDAAKQPAFTHVSWEDYRRLKAILCGENRTRSDRVLGYAVYTEPQVGRVGMTLEQAQKQGINAHTVTLPMSQIARAIEWGHDLGFYRMVIDRETDKILGATLVGYETAELVHVFLSLMEAGATWQLLERSVHIHPTYGEALPSLARLLLGDNMPGCPNM; from the coding sequence ATGGAAACAGCAGATGTCATCGTGATCGGCAGTGGTCAAGGAGGCATTCCACTGGCGGCTGATTTTGCCAATGAAGGACGTAAGGTTGTCTTGTTTGAGCGGGATGCTTTAGGTGGCAGTTGCATTAACTATGGTTGCACTCCGTCCAAAGCGTTCTTAGCAGCGGCTCATGCAGCAGGTCGGGCGCGCCAGAGTCAGAAGTTAGGCATCCACACAGAGGTTCAAGTGGATTTCCCTGCGGTCATGGAGCGAGTTCGGGGCATCCGCAGCACCTTTAATCAAGGGATTCACAAGCGATTGGAGACTGCGGGTGTTAAAGTCATTTGTGCCGAAGCTGCTTTTGTCGGTGAACGGACGGTCAAAGGTGGGGATGTTAACTTTCAGGCTCCTCTAGTAATTATTAACACAGGCACGTCATCACTAATTCCTGATATTCCCGGACTTGCCGGAACGCCCTACTTAACTAACCGTAACTTCTTTGACTTGAATACCTTACCAGCCCGTTTATTGGTGATTGGAGGCGGCTATATTGGCTTGGAATTGGGACAAGGACTAGCGCGGTTGGGCAGTCAGACCCACTTAATTGTGCGGGGCGATCGCGTCCTTGGACAGGAAGAGCCTGATGTCAGCAAGGTCTTAGCAGAAGCATTCAAGCAGGATGGGATACATCTCCACTTTGGAGTCAATGTGAATCACGTCGCCCACGAGAATAATGTGTTTAGTTTAACCCTGAGCAATGGCGAACAACTCCAGGGAGAAGCGTTGCTGGTGGCGATTGGACGCAAACCCAATACAAGTGCCTTAAATGCAACCGCCAGCGGCATTGAGCTAGACGAGCGAGGCTTTGTCAAAATTGATGACCAGTTCCAGACTACCTGTTCTGGAGTCTATGCCATCGGAGATGCTGCCAAACAGCCTGCTTTTACCCATGTGTCATGGGAAGACTATCGCCGCTTAAAAGCAATTTTGTGTGGAGAAAACCGCACACGCAGCGATCGCGTCCTTGGTTATGCTGTTTACACAGAACCCCAGGTAGGGCGGGTGGGTATGACCTTAGAACAGGCTCAGAAACAAGGTATCAACGCCCATACTGTCACCTTACCCATGAGCCAAATTGCGCGTGCGATCGAGTGGGGGCATGACCTCGGATTTTATCGGATGGTAATCGACCGCGAAACAGACAAAATCCTGGGAGCAACCTTAGTAGGGTACGAAACTGCTGAACTAGTTCATGTATTTTTATCCCTGATGGAAGCAGGAGCAACTTGGCAATTGTTAGAGCGATCGGTTCACATCCATCCTACATACGGTGAAGCTTTACCCAGTCTGGCACGGTTGCTGCTTGGAGATAATATGCCTGGGTGTCCGAATATGTAA
- a CDS encoding dihydroorotate dehydrogenase-like protein, with the protein MDITTTYMGMQLRSPLVPSSSPLTENIDNIQRMEDAGAGAVVMHSLFEEQLSLESYELHHHLTYGTESFAESLTYFPEPERFRIGPDEYLELIHKAKEKVDIPIIASLNGSSLDGWTDYARLLKQAGISALELNIYYVQTDTELPGEDIEESYVNMVRNVKASVNVPVAVKLSPYFTNMANFAQRLDDAGADALVLFNRFYQPDINLETLEVQPNVLLSTPQDIRLPLRWIAILYDRINADLAATSGIHNGQDVLKMLMVGANITMLCSVLLHQGINHIHCIEEEMRQWMEKHEYESVRQLQGSMSQKNCPNPSAFERAQYMKALRTYKPEWGRVYEPSYYHG; encoded by the coding sequence ATGGACATAACTACAACATACATGGGGATGCAATTGCGATCGCCCCTTGTCCCCTCATCATCTCCATTAACAGAAAATATTGATAACATTCAACGCATGGAAGATGCTGGTGCTGGTGCAGTTGTAATGCACTCACTGTTTGAAGAACAGTTAAGCTTAGAAAGTTACGAACTGCATCATCACTTAACTTATGGCACAGAAAGTTTTGCTGAATCTCTGACTTATTTTCCTGAACCAGAAAGATTTCGCATCGGCCCAGACGAATATTTAGAACTAATTCACAAAGCTAAGGAAAAAGTCGATATCCCCATTATTGCCAGCTTGAATGGTTCTTCTTTAGATGGCTGGACTGACTACGCTAGGCTTTTAAAACAGGCAGGTATTTCAGCACTAGAATTAAATATTTACTACGTCCAAACTGACACGGAACTTCCAGGAGAAGATATCGAGGAAAGTTACGTCAATATGGTGCGTAACGTCAAAGCTTCTGTGAATGTTCCCGTTGCAGTCAAGCTGAGTCCCTATTTTACCAATATGGCCAATTTCGCCCAGCGTTTAGATGATGCTGGGGCTGATGCTTTGGTGTTGTTCAATCGATTTTATCAACCAGATATCAACCTCGAAACCTTGGAAGTCCAACCAAACGTACTTTTAAGCACTCCCCAAGATATCCGCTTACCTCTGCGTTGGATTGCTATTCTCTATGATCGCATCAATGCCGACTTAGCCGCAACCAGTGGTATTCACAACGGCCAAGATGTCTTAAAAATGCTGATGGTGGGCGCAAATATTACTATGTTGTGTTCTGTACTGCTGCATCAAGGCATTAATCACATTCACTGCATTGAGGAGGAAATGCGCCAATGGATGGAAAAACACGAATATGAATCAGTCCGGCAGTTACAAGGTAGCATGAGTCAGAAAAATTGCCCAAATCCCAGCGCCTTTGAACGCGCCCAATATATGAAAGCTTTGCGGACATATAAACCTGAATGGGGGCGAGTTTATGAACCATCTTATTATCATGGCTAA
- a CDS encoding ATP-dependent 6-phosphofructokinase — MKKRIGILTSGGDCPGLNCVIRAVVSHATLTYNWEVVGIPYATQGLLERQVIALSVHGWDLRGIDPLLNMGGTILGTINKGDTLARAGEMIASYAELQLDALIAIGGDGSMNIIHQLATLGNWNLITIPKTIDNDVALTERAIGFDSAVNTIVDALNRLTFTAASHDRVMIVEVMGRTAGHLALHSGIAGGADVILIPEVTYTIPGLCQHLDELRNTWRRKFAIVVVAEGISPCVADFGNSCGLELNNKYPSLKCGMGQYIADQITQCTNHEVDTRVSVLGHIQRGGIPSALDRLTATVFGKAAVDLIAQEKYDQMVAWQNGQVVPVPIADVVAKSPSPVDPGSYLIHSARSLGTYVGEW, encoded by the coding sequence ATGAAAAAACGTATTGGTATTCTGACTAGTGGCGGCGACTGTCCGGGTTTGAATTGTGTAATTCGTGCAGTTGTGAGTCATGCCACACTCACATACAATTGGGAAGTTGTTGGTATTCCTTATGCTACACAAGGTTTATTAGAGCGACAAGTGATCGCACTCAGCGTCCACGGTTGGGATTTGCGCGGTATCGATCCCCTGCTGAATATGGGCGGTACTATTCTCGGCACAATCAATAAAGGCGATACCCTAGCCCGTGCGGGTGAGATGATTGCTAGTTACGCAGAATTACAGTTAGATGCCTTGATTGCCATTGGCGGTGATGGCAGTATGAATATTATTCATCAACTAGCGACGCTTGGTAATTGGAATTTAATTACGATTCCCAAAACTATAGATAATGACGTTGCTTTAACAGAAAGAGCGATCGGATTTGATTCGGCTGTGAATACAATTGTCGATGCTCTCAATCGTCTCACATTTACCGCCGCCAGCCACGATCGCGTCATGATTGTGGAAGTGATGGGACGCACCGCCGGACATTTAGCTTTACATTCCGGTATTGCCGGCGGCGCAGATGTAATTTTAATCCCCGAAGTAACTTACACAATTCCCGGTTTATGCCAACATCTCGACGAACTGCGAAATACTTGGCGGCGGAAATTTGCCATTGTTGTCGTTGCGGAAGGTATTTCACCTTGCGTAGCTGATTTTGGTAACAGTTGCGGTTTAGAACTCAATAACAAATACCCATCATTAAAATGTGGCATGGGACAATACATTGCAGACCAAATCACTCAATGTACCAACCATGAAGTAGATACACGAGTTTCTGTTTTAGGACATATTCAACGTGGTGGAATTCCTTCTGCCTTAGACAGACTCACAGCTACAGTTTTTGGCAAAGCTGCTGTAGATTTAATTGCTCAAGAAAAATACGACCAGATGGTAGCTTGGCAAAATGGGCAAGTCGTCCCTGTTCCCATTGCAGATGTAGTCGCTAAAAGCCCATCACCCGTCGATCCCGGCAGTTATTTGATACACAGCGCCCGTTCTTTAGGTACTTATGTCGGTGAATGGTAA
- the nifJ gene encoding pyruvate:ferredoxin (flavodoxin) oxidoreductase, which yields MNQRTFATIDGNEVVAQVVYRLNEVIAIYPITPSSPMAEWADAWASESKPNIWGTVPTVVQMQSEGGVAGAVHGALQTGSLTTTFTASQGLLLMIPNMYKIAGELTPTVFHIAARSLAAQGLSIFGDHSDVMACRGTGFAMLCAASVQEAHDFALISTRASLESRLPFLHFFDGFRTSHEVDKLELLNEEDLRAFIPNELVFAHRSRALTPDKPVLRGTAQNPDVYFQARETVNSYYDACPDITQKIMDEFAQMTGRQYQLFEYYGDRTAERIIVIMGSGCEAVQETVDYLNARGEKVGVVKVRLYRPFDSQRFIAALPATTRSIAVLDRTKEPGASGEPLYLDVITALHEVWGVGVQGCKGVVGGRYGLSSKEFTPAMIKAVFDNLAETTPKNHFTIGINDDVTHTSLDYDPEFHIEPDNIVRAIFYGLGSDGTVGANKNSIKIIGEETDNYAQGYFVYDSKKSGSVTVSHLRFGSQPIHSTYLISQANFVACHQWGFLEQFDMLAHIIPGGTFLLNSPYNVEDVWQKLPRLVQTQIIAKQLKFYVINAYKVAREAGMGGRINTVMQVCFFALSGVLLREEAIAQIKQSITKSYGKKGNEIVQMNLNAVDRSLDNLHKVKVPAGIDSHIKLRSPVPDTAPTFVREVLGTMIAKCGDDLPVSALPVDGTYPTGTAKWEKRNITQEIPVWDADVCVQCGKCVMVCPHSVIRSKVYEPQELENAPPTFKSTNAKDHDWHGLKYTIQVAAEDCTGCGICVDVCPAKNKSETRKKAINMEPQPPLREAERQNWDFFLNLPNPDRRNLKLNHINQQQMQEPLFEFSGACGGCGETPYIKLATQLFGDRMIVANATGCSSIYGGNLPTTPWTQNAEGRGPAWSNSLFEDNAEFGLGFRISIDKQAQFAAEMLTLLAPVVGEELANSILNAVQKDEADICEQRDRIAILKHKLEIINHPKAKELLSIADYLVKKSVWIIGGDGWAYDIGFGGLDHVFASGRNVNILVLDTEVYSNTGGQMSKSTPKAAVAKFAAGGKPAPKKDLGLIAMTYGNVYVASVAMGARDEQTLKAFLEAEAYPGTSLIIAYSHCIAHGIDLSQGMHNQKAAVDSGRWLLYRYNPELRNLGENPLQLDSRTPKLSIEQSMYLENRFKMLTKINPEAAKQLLQEAQADVNTRWQTYQYLAAEKYEV from the coding sequence ATGAATCAGAGAACCTTTGCAACCATAGATGGTAATGAGGTAGTAGCTCAAGTTGTCTATCGACTGAATGAAGTCATAGCAATTTATCCAATTACTCCTTCTTCGCCGATGGCTGAATGGGCGGATGCTTGGGCGAGTGAAAGTAAACCAAATATTTGGGGAACTGTACCAACAGTAGTACAGATGCAGAGTGAAGGCGGCGTAGCAGGTGCAGTGCATGGTGCTTTACAAACAGGTTCTTTAACAACCACATTCACAGCATCTCAGGGATTATTGTTGATGATCCCGAATATGTACAAAATAGCGGGAGAACTCACACCTACAGTATTTCATATTGCTGCGCGATCGCTCGCCGCCCAAGGTCTCTCAATTTTTGGCGACCATAGTGATGTTATGGCTTGTCGTGGGACTGGTTTTGCAATGTTATGCGCCGCCTCTGTGCAAGAAGCCCATGATTTTGCTTTAATTTCTACAAGAGCAAGTTTAGAATCTCGCCTTCCTTTTTTACATTTCTTTGATGGTTTTCGCACTTCCCACGAAGTTGATAAATTAGAACTATTAAATGAAGAAGATTTACGCGCATTCATCCCCAATGAATTAGTATTTGCCCATCGTTCCCGCGCCTTAACTCCTGATAAACCAGTGTTACGGGGTACAGCCCAAAACCCTGATGTTTATTTTCAAGCCAGAGAAACAGTTAATTCTTATTATGATGCTTGTCCAGATATCACCCAAAAAATTATGGATGAGTTCGCCCAAATGACAGGGCGACAATATCAATTATTTGAATATTATGGCGATCGCACCGCCGAAAGAATTATCGTGATTATGGGTTCTGGTTGCGAAGCCGTCCAAGAAACCGTAGATTATCTCAATGCCCGTGGTGAAAAAGTTGGTGTAGTCAAAGTGCGGTTGTATCGTCCCTTTGATAGCCAAAGATTTATCGCTGCATTACCCGCCACGACTCGCAGCATTGCCGTTTTAGACAGAACTAAAGAACCTGGCGCGTCCGGTGAACCATTGTATTTGGATGTCATCACTGCTTTGCATGAAGTTTGGGGTGTAGGGGTGCAGGGGTGTAAGGGTGTAGTGGGTGGAAGATATGGTTTATCTTCCAAAGAATTTACACCGGCGATGATTAAAGCTGTGTTTGATAATTTGGCAGAGACTACACCCAAAAATCATTTCACCATTGGTATTAACGATGATGTCACCCATACCAGCTTAGATTATGACCCAGAATTTCACATTGAACCAGATAATATAGTCCGGGCAATTTTCTATGGTTTGGGTTCCGATGGAACTGTGGGTGCAAATAAAAACTCCATCAAAATTATTGGCGAGGAAACTGATAATTACGCCCAAGGTTATTTTGTCTACGACTCGAAAAAATCTGGTTCGGTGACGGTTTCCCATCTCCGCTTCGGTTCTCAACCTATTCACTCCACTTATTTAATTAGCCAAGCCAACTTTGTCGCCTGTCACCAATGGGGATTTTTAGAACAGTTTGATATGTTGGCGCATATTATTCCTGGTGGAACTTTCTTATTAAATAGTCCTTACAATGTAGAAGATGTTTGGCAGAAATTACCGAGATTAGTCCAAACACAAATTATTGCAAAACAACTCAAATTTTATGTAATTAATGCTTATAAAGTTGCCCGCGAAGCGGGGATGGGCGGCAGAATAAATACGGTAATGCAAGTATGCTTTTTTGCCTTGTCTGGTGTGTTGTTACGAGAAGAAGCGATCGCCCAAATCAAGCAATCAATTACCAAATCCTACGGCAAAAAGGGCAATGAAATTGTCCAAATGAACCTCAACGCCGTAGACCGCAGCTTAGATAATCTCCATAAAGTCAAAGTTCCAGCAGGTATAGATAGTCACATTAAACTGCGCTCACCTGTACCCGATACTGCACCAACTTTCGTGCGGGAAGTGCTAGGTACAATGATTGCTAAATGTGGCGATGATTTACCTGTGAGTGCGTTACCTGTGGATGGAACTTACCCCACCGGAACTGCTAAATGGGAAAAACGCAACATTACCCAAGAAATTCCTGTATGGGATGCAGATGTCTGCGTGCAGTGTGGTAAATGTGTGATGGTGTGTCCTCACAGTGTGATTCGTAGCAAGGTTTACGAACCCCAAGAACTAGAAAATGCACCGCCCACTTTTAAGAGTACCAATGCCAAAGACCATGATTGGCACGGCTTAAAATACACTATCCAAGTAGCCGCCGAAGATTGTACAGGTTGCGGTATTTGTGTAGATGTGTGTCCGGCGAAGAATAAAAGCGAAACGCGCAAAAAAGCTATCAATATGGAACCGCAACCCCCATTGCGAGAAGCTGAACGGCAAAATTGGGATTTCTTCTTAAATCTTCCCAACCCTGATAGACGCAACTTGAAGCTAAATCATATCAACCAACAGCAAATGCAAGAACCGCTATTTGAATTTTCTGGTGCTTGCGGCGGTTGTGGGGAAACTCCCTATATTAAATTAGCAACACAGTTGTTTGGCGATCGCATGATTGTTGCCAACGCCACAGGTTGTTCTTCGATTTATGGTGGTAACTTACCGACAACACCTTGGACACAAAACGCCGAAGGACGAGGCCCTGCTTGGTCTAATAGTTTATTTGAAGATAACGCCGAATTTGGGTTAGGTTTTCGCATTTCTATTGATAAACAAGCCCAATTCGCCGCCGAAATGCTGACTTTACTCGCGCCAGTGGTAGGAGAAGAACTAGCAAATAGTATTTTGAATGCTGTGCAGAAAGATGAAGCCGATATTTGCGAACAACGCGATCGCATTGCTATCCTCAAACACAAGCTAGAAATTATTAATCACCCCAAAGCCAAAGAACTGCTGAGTATTGCCGACTACCTCGTTAAAAAGAGCGTCTGGATTATTGGCGGTGATGGTTGGGCTTATGACATCGGCTTTGGGGGACTAGATCACGTCTTCGCCAGTGGTCGCAATGTGAATATTTTAGTGCTTGACACAGAAGTGTATTCCAACACAGGCGGACAGATGTCCAAATCCACTCCTAAAGCCGCCGTCGCCAAATTTGCTGCTGGTGGTAAACCTGCACCCAAAAAAGACTTAGGTTTAATCGCCATGACTTACGGTAACGTCTACGTTGCGAGTGTGGCGATGGGTGCGAGAGATGAACAAACGCTCAAAGCCTTTTTAGAAGCCGAGGCTTATCCTGGGACATCATTAATTATCGCTTACAGTCATTGCATTGCCCACGGCATAGATTTGAGCCAAGGTATGCACAATCAAAAAGCCGCCGTTGATTCAGGTAGATGGCTACTGTATAGGTATAACCCAGAACTCCGCAACCTTGGCGAAAACCCCCTACAACTAGACTCCCGCACACCAAAACTCTCGATAGAACAATCGATGTATCTAGAAAACCGCTTCAAGATGCTGACCAAAATTAACCCAGAAGCAGCCAAGCAGTTACTCCAAGAAGCCCAAGCCGATGTCAATACCCGATGGCAAACATATCAATATTTAGCAGCAGAAAAGTATGAAGTGTGA
- a CDS encoding ZIP family metal transporter: MESLVIGVFASLGAGLATAIGALPVLLPINLTQRVQGIMLGFGGGVMLAATSFSLIMPGTEAAMAQGLSQTNAALIIVAGMLLGGAFLQLAHRFLPHEHFFKGKENFHGNNLKRIWLFIAAITIHNFPEGLAVGVNFGNNNISDGIPVALGIGLQNIPEGLVVALSLVAEKYSATYALWISLLTGLVEPIGGLIGAGVVSIANFVLPWAMAFAAGAMLFVISDEIIPESHRKGLEKEGTFGVMFGFVVMMFLDIALG, encoded by the coding sequence ATGGAGAGCCTTGTTATCGGTGTATTTGCTAGTCTAGGAGCCGGACTAGCTACAGCCATCGGAGCCTTACCTGTTTTACTCCCAATTAACTTAACGCAACGAGTACAAGGAATCATGCTGGGGTTTGGTGGGGGAGTGATGTTAGCGGCCACATCCTTTTCATTAATTATGCCAGGGACAGAAGCCGCAATGGCTCAAGGTTTATCCCAAACAAATGCGGCATTAATTATTGTTGCAGGGATGTTGTTAGGAGGAGCATTCCTCCAACTAGCTCATCGTTTTTTACCCCACGAACACTTTTTTAAAGGCAAGGAAAACTTTCATGGCAATAATCTTAAGCGAATTTGGCTTTTTATTGCCGCAATTACTATTCATAACTTCCCCGAAGGATTAGCCGTCGGCGTGAATTTTGGCAATAATAATATTAGTGATGGCATTCCCGTAGCCTTGGGAATTGGCTTACAAAATATTCCCGAAGGTTTAGTAGTTGCCTTATCATTAGTTGCTGAGAAATATTCAGCCACTTATGCTTTATGGATTTCTTTACTCACAGGTTTAGTCGAACCCATTGGTGGTTTAATTGGTGCTGGTGTGGTGAGTATTGCTAATTTTGTTTTACCTTGGGCAATGGCATTTGCAGCCGGAGCAATGTTATTTGTCATTAGTGATGAAATCATCCCCGAATCACATCGCAAAGGCTTAGAAAAAGAAGGAACATTCGGTGTCATGTTTGGCTTTGTAGTGATGATGTTTTTAGATATTGCTCTGGGATAA
- a CDS encoding VOC family protein, translating to MNFTRFEHLNLACKDIAASQKFYQTLFPDWYVRAEGVYNGSRWLHFGNDQFYLTLNDYSEQNRVSQPYESIGINHVGFVIKDGEGMQKLLENAGIEYYTLTAPETKHRIYVNDPDGNEIELVEYQPDYALR from the coding sequence ATGAACTTCACTCGCTTTGAACATCTTAACCTTGCTTGCAAAGACATTGCAGCCAGCCAAAAATTTTATCAAACTCTATTTCCTGATTGGTATGTACGTGCTGAAGGTGTGTATAACGGTAGTCGTTGGTTACATTTTGGTAATGACCAATTTTATTTAACTTTGAATGATTATTCAGAGCAGAATCGAGTGTCACAACCCTACGAAAGCATTGGTATTAATCACGTCGGCTTTGTCATTAAAGACGGCGAAGGAATGCAAAAATTGCTAGAAAACGCGGGGATTGAATATTACACACTTACAGCACCAGAAACCAAGCACAGAATCTATGTCAATGACCCCGATGGTAATGAAATTGAGTTAGTAGAATATCAACCAGATTATGCGCTGAGGTAA